The following proteins come from a genomic window of Rhodoligotrophos sp. CJ14:
- a CDS encoding MBL fold metallo-hydrolase: MSKARFEVRFWGVRGSIACAGRQFDGFGGNTPCIEMRIGDHVLVFDAGSGARALGPQLIRDGIKAFDLFFSHCHYDHIEGIPFFDPLYRPDMNVTVWSGHHVDGSTTEDMLKQFMQAPFFPVGPEVFRAKLDCRTFHAGETLDPYPDVHIRTARLRHCNGSVGYRVEHNGKAVCYVTDTEHPETGLDESIIDLIRDADVVIYDAMYTPEEYEATRGFGHSTWVQGVALCKAANAKQLVLFHHNPRHDDDALAAIEAQASECRPGTIAAREGMALSV; this comes from the coding sequence ATGAGCAAGGCTCGCTTCGAGGTCCGATTCTGGGGCGTGCGCGGCAGCATTGCTTGTGCAGGACGCCAGTTCGACGGCTTTGGCGGCAATACTCCCTGCATCGAGATGCGCATCGGTGATCACGTGCTCGTGTTCGATGCGGGGTCGGGTGCCCGAGCGCTCGGACCGCAATTGATCCGCGACGGCATCAAGGCGTTCGACCTGTTCTTCAGCCATTGCCATTACGATCATATCGAAGGAATCCCCTTCTTTGATCCGCTCTACAGGCCTGACATGAACGTGACGGTCTGGTCGGGCCACCACGTGGATGGCTCGACCACCGAGGACATGCTGAAGCAGTTCATGCAGGCGCCGTTCTTCCCGGTGGGGCCGGAGGTGTTTCGAGCCAAGCTCGATTGCCGCACCTTCCATGCGGGCGAGACGCTCGATCCCTATCCCGACGTCCATATCAGGACGGCCCGGCTGCGCCATTGCAATGGTTCAGTGGGCTACAGGGTCGAGCATAATGGCAAGGCGGTCTGCTATGTCACCGATACGGAGCATCCGGAGACGGGGCTGGACGAGAGCATCATCGACCTGATCCGGGATGCGGACGTTGTGATCTATGACGCCATGTATACGCCGGAAGAATATGAGGCGACCCGCGGCTTCGGCCACTCGACCTGGGTGCAGGGTGTCGCGTTGTGCAAGGCCGCCAATGCCAAGCAGCTCGTCCTGTTTCACCACAATCCCCGTCATGATGACGACGCGCTTGCGGCCATAGAGGCGCAGGCCAGCGAATGCCGCCCGGGGACTATCGCCGCGCGTGAAGGCATGGCACTGAGCGTCTAG
- a CDS encoding lytic murein transglycosylase codes for MSGVLATPGVARANFDQFLERLWPEAQRAGISRTTFNAAFRGVTPDPEVIEHAENQAEFKTPIWDYIDLRVSDTRIQNGRNMLNQFGREAAAIETRFGVPRSILVSIWGMETNYGSHMGEKYVIRSLATLAYQGRRTKFGRQQLIAALKILQRGDIPPNAMTGSWAGAMGFTQFIPTTYNAYAVDWTGDGRRDIWRSVPDALASTGNYLRKSGWTPGLPWGWEVALPQGFNTKLAGLGTRKTVGDWAKMGVVLANGSKFKSGSPVKASLILPAGAEGPAFLVTQNFRAILRYNNSQAYALAVGHLADRIDGQPTFVAAWPRPKDSLTVRDKMELQVLLNAKGYDTGGVDGNIGPQTLKALEKFQQDAGLTSDGEPTARLLKYLRQDG; via the coding sequence ATGAGCGGTGTTCTGGCGACACCCGGTGTCGCGCGCGCGAATTTTGACCAGTTCCTCGAACGGCTCTGGCCGGAAGCGCAGCGTGCAGGCATTTCCCGCACCACGTTCAATGCCGCTTTCCGCGGGGTCACGCCGGATCCCGAGGTGATCGAGCATGCCGAGAACCAGGCAGAGTTCAAGACGCCAATCTGGGATTATATCGATCTCCGGGTCTCCGATACGCGGATCCAGAACGGCCGCAACATGCTGAACCAGTTCGGCCGCGAGGCGGCGGCCATCGAGACGCGGTTCGGCGTGCCGCGCTCCATCCTGGTTTCTATCTGGGGCATGGAGACCAATTACGGCTCGCACATGGGCGAGAAATACGTGATCCGCTCACTGGCAACGCTGGCCTATCAGGGACGGCGCACCAAATTCGGCCGTCAACAGCTGATCGCAGCCCTCAAGATCCTGCAACGGGGCGATATTCCGCCCAATGCCATGACGGGATCGTGGGCCGGAGCCATGGGCTTCACGCAGTTTATTCCCACGACCTACAACGCCTATGCCGTGGACTGGACGGGCGATGGGCGCCGCGATATCTGGCGCAGCGTGCCCGACGCACTGGCCTCCACAGGCAACTATCTGCGCAAATCCGGCTGGACGCCGGGCCTGCCCTGGGGCTGGGAGGTCGCGCTGCCGCAGGGCTTCAACACGAAGCTTGCCGGGCTTGGCACCCGCAAGACCGTCGGAGACTGGGCGAAAATGGGCGTCGTGCTCGCCAATGGCAGCAAGTTCAAGTCCGGCTCACCGGTGAAGGCATCGCTGATCCTGCCGGCCGGCGCTGAGGGGCCCGCATTCCTCGTAACCCAGAATTTCCGCGCCATCCTGCGCTATAACAACTCGCAGGCCTATGCTCTGGCCGTGGGCCATCTGGCTGACCGCATCGACGGCCAGCCGACCTTCGTTGCCGCATGGCCACGGCCAAAGGACTCGCTGACCGTGCGCGACAAGATGGAACTGCAGGTGCTGCTCAATGCCAAGGGGTATGATACCGGCGGCGTTGACGGCAATATCGGCCCGCAAACGCTTAAGGCGCTGGAGAAGTTTCAGCAGGATGCGGGGCTTACCAGTGATGGCGAGCCGACCGCGCGGCTGCTCAAGTATCTGCGACAGGACGGGTGA
- a CDS encoding OsmC family protein, with amino-acid sequence MHHYKATIAWTGNTGEGTRSYRGFSRDYDVIIPQRPVLKGSSDPAFRGDASRHNPEDLLLAAISACHMLWYLHLAVGAGVVVTDYVDEAEAEMAMNPDGSGQFVSATLRPRVTIAAGDENVAKALHHDANAKCFIARSLNFPVHHEPVILRAES; translated from the coding sequence ATGCATCACTATAAGGCGACCATCGCCTGGACCGGCAATACCGGCGAGGGCACACGCAGCTATCGCGGTTTCAGCCGGGACTACGACGTCATCATCCCGCAGCGGCCCGTGCTGAAAGGCTCCTCCGACCCTGCCTTTCGCGGCGATGCCTCGCGGCACAATCCGGAAGATTTGCTGCTGGCGGCCATCTCCGCCTGCCACATGCTCTGGTACCTGCATCTCGCTGTCGGTGCGGGGGTGGTGGTCACCGACTATGTGGACGAAGCTGAAGCCGAGATGGCCATGAACCCCGATGGGTCCGGCCAGTTCGTTTCGGCAACCCTTCGGCCGCGGGTGACCATTGCCGCTGGTGATGAAAACGTCGCCAAGGCCCTGCACCACGATGCGAACGCGAAATGCTTCATCGCCCGCTCGCTGAACTTCCCCGTGCATCACGAGCCGGTGATCCTGCGCGCCGAGAGCTGA
- a CDS encoding RrF2 family transcriptional regulator yields the protein MRLTKMTSYALRILIHCGQNPSRKVKTSDIAHAYQITEANVSKVVQLLVRAGLLDTVRGPGGGLTLARDPQEIRIGDIIRATEDTTIQTDCFGQGVDECAILRAVPINRVFDNAVNAFIEVLDRHSLAEFIRARPGSALFAQMTALENSVGEVEPAGRKPPAPGKEARAL from the coding sequence ATGCGCCTCACCAAGATGACCAGTTACGCCCTGCGGATCCTGATCCATTGCGGGCAGAATCCGTCCAGGAAGGTCAAGACGTCTGATATCGCTCACGCCTATCAGATCACCGAGGCCAATGTGTCCAAAGTGGTGCAGCTTCTCGTTCGCGCGGGCCTTCTTGATACGGTGCGGGGCCCGGGCGGCGGCTTGACGCTCGCCCGTGATCCCCAGGAGATTCGCATCGGCGACATCATCCGCGCGACAGAGGACACCACCATTCAGACCGATTGCTTCGGTCAGGGCGTCGATGAATGCGCTATTCTCCGGGCCGTGCCAATCAACCGGGTGTTCGATAATGCGGTAAATGCATTCATCGAGGTGCTCGACCGGCACAGCCTCGCGGAGTTTATCCGCGCCCGCCCTGGCTCGGCGCTGTTTGCGCAGATGACGGCACTCGAGAACTCTGTGGGCGAGGTCGAGCCAGCTGGTCGCAAACCGCCGGCCCCTGGCAAGGAAGCCCGTGCGCTCTGA
- a CDS encoding heme ABC transporter ATP-binding protein — protein MIEARNITCRRGGRDILSDVSLSIVPGRLTVVLGPNGAGKSTLLACMSGDLEVSSGSIELDGKSISSWRRAELALRRAVLPQKSHLAFPFTVREVVELGLIAAVSRTGAVRQSRRESQPVSREEVVRRALGRVGLFSHAGRFYQQLSGGEQQRVHIARIWCQLEMSRAFGIAPYLFLDEPVSNLDLRHQLETLDIAREFVAEGGGAFAILHDINLASLYADELVVIANGRVAASGKPRETLTTEVIARVFEVPVKLNQVPENGQPFLLPHTAR, from the coding sequence ATGATCGAGGCCAGAAACATCACCTGCCGCCGCGGCGGCCGCGACATTCTCAGCGATGTCAGCCTGTCCATTGTGCCAGGACGGCTCACTGTGGTCCTCGGTCCCAATGGGGCCGGGAAATCGACACTGCTGGCCTGCATGTCGGGGGACCTCGAGGTTTCCTCCGGCAGCATAGAGCTGGATGGCAAGTCCATCTCGTCCTGGCGGAGAGCCGAGCTGGCGTTACGGCGTGCCGTGCTGCCGCAGAAGAGCCATCTGGCTTTTCCGTTTACCGTGCGGGAGGTGGTGGAGCTCGGGCTGATTGCTGCCGTAAGCCGCACGGGGGCTGTGCGCCAGTCGCGGCGAGAGAGCCAGCCGGTTTCGCGGGAGGAGGTGGTTCGCCGCGCTCTCGGCCGGGTTGGGCTATTCAGCCATGCCGGGCGGTTCTATCAGCAGCTTTCCGGGGGCGAGCAGCAGCGGGTGCATATCGCGCGGATCTGGTGCCAGCTCGAGATGTCGCGAGCCTTCGGGATCGCGCCCTATCTGTTTCTCGACGAGCCGGTCTCCAATCTCGATCTTCGCCACCAACTGGAAACACTCGATATTGCCCGCGAATTCGTGGCAGAAGGGGGCGGTGCCTTCGCCATTCTTCACGATATCAATCTTGCGAGCCTATATGCGGATGAGCTGGTGGTCATCGCCAATGGCCGGGTGGCCGCCTCAGGCAAGCCGCGGGAGACACTGACCACCGAGGTGATCGCCCGGGTTTTCGAAGTTCCGGTCAAATTGAACCAAGTGCCGGAAAACGGGCAGCCTTTCCTGCTGCCTCATACCGCCCGGTGA
- a CDS encoding haloalkane dehalogenase codes for MYSAKPFAEKTFAEINGIRLAYIDVGEGDPIVFQHGNPTSSYLWRNIMPHLQGLGRLIACDLVGMGDSDKLPDPGPGRYDYETHRDHLFALWRHLGIERNAVLVVHDWGSALGFDWARQNPEKVQAIVYMEAVVQPLTWADWPDNAKRVFQGFRSPAGEEMVLMKNIFVEGVLPNAILRDLSDEEMAVYRKPFAEPGEGRRPTLDWPRQIPIEGEPANVVKIVEDYGAWLASSPVPKLFINAEPGSILTGRAREFCRSWPNQREVTVRGSHFVQEDSPDEIGQAIADFIRRLRG; via the coding sequence ATGTACTCCGCCAAGCCCTTTGCTGAAAAGACATTCGCTGAGATCAACGGCATCCGGCTGGCCTATATCGATGTGGGGGAGGGGGACCCCATCGTGTTCCAGCACGGCAATCCGACCTCGTCCTATCTCTGGCGCAATATCATGCCGCATCTGCAGGGGCTCGGGCGGCTGATCGCCTGCGACCTCGTCGGCATGGGGGATTCCGACAAGCTGCCCGATCCAGGCCCCGGCCGCTATGACTATGAAACGCACCGCGACCATCTGTTCGCGCTCTGGCGGCATCTCGGCATCGAGCGCAATGCCGTCCTGGTGGTGCACGATTGGGGCTCGGCGCTTGGCTTCGACTGGGCGCGGCAAAACCCTGAGAAGGTGCAGGCCATCGTCTATATGGAAGCCGTGGTCCAGCCGCTCACCTGGGCCGATTGGCCGGACAATGCCAAGCGTGTGTTCCAGGGCTTCCGTTCGCCTGCGGGCGAAGAGATGGTGCTCATGAAGAACATCTTCGTGGAAGGCGTGCTGCCCAACGCCATCCTGCGCGATCTCAGCGACGAGGAGATGGCAGTCTATCGCAAGCCCTTTGCCGAACCGGGGGAGGGCCGGCGGCCGACGCTGGACTGGCCACGGCAAATTCCGATCGAGGGCGAGCCTGCCAATGTGGTGAAGATCGTGGAGGATTATGGCGCCTGGCTCGCCAGTTCCCCGGTCCCTAAACTGTTCATCAATGCCGAACCCGGATCGATCCTCACCGGCCGGGCGCGCGAATTCTGCCGCTCATGGCCGAACCAAAGGGAGGTTACGGTGCGCGGCAGCCATTTCGTGCAGGAGGATAGCCCGGATGAGATCGGGCAGGCCATAGCAGATTTCATCCGCAGGCTGCGGGGCTGA
- a CDS encoding class I SAM-dependent methyltransferase produces MSRLDSFINRVIAQRECLNAASAEIANRDGVVFELGLGNGRTFDHLRERLPRHEIFVFERRPAAHPKSTPDSDHLIIGDITETLPAAVQRFAGRVVLLHSDLGSGDLEENARIARFLSRAIPPLLAPDAIILCDPALDIPSTQRLPLPETVQKDRYYMYRWQLPMVASEAPIQE; encoded by the coding sequence ATGTCGCGACTGGATTCATTCATAAACCGCGTGATCGCTCAGCGCGAATGCCTCAATGCGGCATCCGCCGAGATCGCAAACCGCGATGGTGTCGTGTTCGAGCTTGGTCTCGGCAATGGGCGCACCTTTGACCATCTCCGGGAGAGGCTGCCACGCCACGAGATCTTCGTGTTCGAGCGGCGGCCGGCCGCACATCCCAAATCAACCCCCGACAGCGACCATCTGATCATTGGCGACATTACTGAGACCCTGCCCGCTGCGGTCCAGCGCTTCGCAGGCCGGGTCGTTCTCCTGCACAGCGATCTCGGCAGCGGTGATCTCGAAGAAAATGCCAGAATCGCCCGGTTTCTTTCGCGGGCAATTCCGCCATTGCTGGCCCCGGATGCGATCATCCTCTGCGATCCGGCCTTGGACATCCCCAGTACCCAGCGCCTGCCACTGCCGGAAACGGTCCAGAAGGATCGCTACTACATGTATCGCTGGCAGTTGCCTATGGTCGCGAGCGAAGCCCCTATCCAAGAATGA
- a CDS encoding class I SAM-dependent methyltransferase — protein MTRNAMMSDTDLHLDKLRKARERGIIDRFGLYGLHWGDPDERADLVAVRDRFVWPLIHPDKIAVEIGPGGGRWTRYFLPCRRLYVVDRYPELLAELSRNFHAPNMVLIENSGTDFPGIADRTVDLVFSYGTFVHFELPMIADYLREVRRILKPGGDVVLQYADKTKPVGAETPSFPDCDPQRIAKIIRDAEFRIVQQDDELLNNSGLVHFTR, from the coding sequence ATGACCCGGAACGCCATGATGTCTGACACGGATCTTCATCTCGATAAGCTTCGCAAGGCGCGCGAGCGCGGCATCATCGACCGTTTCGGTCTCTATGGGCTACATTGGGGTGATCCTGACGAACGCGCCGATCTGGTGGCCGTTCGGGACCGCTTCGTGTGGCCTTTGATTCATCCGGACAAGATTGCAGTGGAGATCGGACCGGGCGGCGGGCGCTGGACGCGATATTTTCTTCCATGCCGCCGGCTTTACGTTGTCGACCGCTACCCCGAGCTGCTCGCGGAGCTCAGCCGGAATTTTCATGCCCCTAATATGGTGTTGATTGAGAATTCCGGTACAGATTTTCCTGGCATAGCAGATAGGACCGTAGATCTGGTCTTCTCGTACGGCACCTTCGTTCATTTCGAACTGCCCATGATCGCGGACTACCTCCGCGAAGTCAGGCGTATTCTTAAGCCGGGTGGCGACGTGGTGCTTCAATATGCCGACAAGACCAAGCCCGTCGGCGCGGAAACGCCGAGTTTCCCGGATTGCGATCCCCAGCGGATCGCCAAGATCATTCGCGATGCGGAATTTCGCATCGTTCAGCAGGATGATGAGCTGCTGAACAACAGTGGCCTGGTTCACTTCACCCGCTGA
- a CDS encoding glutamate synthase subunit beta yields the protein MGKITGFLEIDRQGQAYQPAADRVRHYREFTIPMDEREAGRQAARCMDCGVPYCHTGCPVNNQIPDWNDLVYAGSWRSAAQDLHSTNNFPEFTGKVCPAPCEEACTLNLDDAPVTIKSIEEAIADKAWTEGWVKPQPPEKLTGKRVAVIGSGPAGLAAAQQLARAGHDVHLYEKQAHAGGLLRYGIPDFKMEKHHIDRRVEQMIAEGVSFHFGVNVGIDIPADEIIDGHDAVLLTTGAERPRDPGLPGMELEGVHYAMPFLIQQNKRIGGESLAGEDPILAGGKRVVVIGGGDTASDCIGTSIRQGAIEVIQLDIRPMPPIRENKLLIWPYWPTKFRTSSSQEEGAKREFSCATLGLVGENGVLTGVKAARCDERRRPIDGTEFIIPADLVLIAIGFAGPQEEGLLQELPLERDPRSNVLADTERYLTSEPKIFAAGDVRRGQSLVVWAIREGRQAARAIDEYLMGTSALPR from the coding sequence ATGGGCAAGATCACAGGCTTTCTCGAAATCGATCGCCAGGGCCAGGCCTATCAGCCGGCCGCCGATCGGGTGCGCCACTATCGCGAATTCACCATTCCCATGGATGAGCGCGAGGCCGGACGTCAGGCGGCGCGCTGCATGGATTGCGGCGTGCCCTACTGCCATACCGGCTGCCCCGTGAACAACCAGATCCCGGACTGGAACGATCTAGTCTATGCCGGAAGCTGGCGATCGGCCGCGCAGGATCTGCACAGCACCAACAATTTCCCGGAATTCACCGGCAAAGTGTGCCCGGCACCCTGCGAGGAGGCTTGCACCCTCAATCTCGACGATGCACCCGTGACCATCAAGTCGATCGAGGAAGCCATCGCCGACAAGGCTTGGACCGAAGGCTGGGTGAAGCCACAGCCTCCGGAAAAGCTCACCGGCAAGCGCGTGGCGGTGATCGGCTCAGGCCCCGCAGGTCTTGCCGCTGCCCAGCAGCTCGCCCGTGCCGGCCATGACGTGCATCTCTATGAGAAACAGGCGCATGCCGGCGGCTTGCTGCGCTATGGTATTCCCGACTTCAAGATGGAGAAGCACCATATCGACCGCCGGGTCGAGCAGATGATCGCGGAAGGGGTGAGCTTCCATTTCGGCGTCAATGTGGGCATCGACATTCCGGCTGACGAGATCATCGATGGTCATGACGCGGTGCTGCTCACCACCGGCGCCGAGCGGCCCCGGGACCCTGGCTTACCCGGGATGGAGCTGGAAGGCGTGCACTATGCCATGCCCTTCCTGATCCAGCAGAACAAGCGCATTGGCGGCGAATCCCTTGCCGGTGAAGACCCTATCCTGGCCGGCGGCAAGCGTGTGGTGGTGATCGGCGGCGGTGATACCGCGTCCGACTGCATCGGCACCTCGATCCGCCAGGGCGCCATCGAGGTGATCCAGCTCGACATCCGGCCAATGCCGCCGATCCGCGAGAACAAGCTGCTGATCTGGCCCTACTGGCCCACCAAGTTCCGCACCTCCTCCTCGCAAGAGGAAGGCGCCAAGCGCGAATTCTCTTGCGCGACCTTGGGCCTCGTGGGTGAGAACGGCGTGCTGACGGGCGTCAAAGCGGCGCGCTGCGATGAGCGGCGCCGGCCGATCGACGGCACCGAATTCATCATCCCCGCCGATCTCGTCCTGATCGCTATCGGCTTTGCCGGCCCGCAAGAGGAAGGTCTGCTGCAGGAACTGCCGCTGGAGCGTGACCCGCGCTCGAACGTCCTCGCCGATACGGAACGCTATCTGACCTCCGAGCCCAAGATCTTCGCGGCGGGCGATGTGCGCCGTGGCCAGTCGCTGGTGGTCTGGGCGATCCGCGAAGGACGCCAGGCGGCCCGCGCCATCGACGAATACCTCATGGGCACGAGCGCCCTGCCACGCTGA
- a CDS encoding SGNH/GDSL hydrolase family protein, translating to MILRRVVTAGLALLGCAAVALAGLADPAQAQQESASQKPLAEPKFAPANTSSTPEKPGAGATYIPEPHDRYSVLVLGDALAGGLWAGMGRAAKPDDRIQVEVRYREGSGFARADLYDWLEALPGILDRNQVHAAVILLGSNDGQDMRIGDQRLPFGSPEWKAKYQEVVDTFLAELRKRSIAVYWVGLPPMARPDYDQAMQQINELVKARADAVGVKFIDIRKNFTDEMGKYTEMGLDEETRVYRRLRDRDGIRFLKRGNTKLASIVLDVLRQDMKAAENPPPAQAAAPAEQAKAAELTNPLPFFGQPGLKEPILIQPEMPRTNRPVTAALVEKPNVAEALKLDVKDGEEGLTALQKSVSPGSPAAELFFKGIAPQPKPGRTDDFAWTSE from the coding sequence ATGATATTGCGGCGTGTTGTGACGGCCGGGCTTGCCCTTCTCGGGTGCGCTGCCGTGGCCTTGGCGGGACTTGCAGATCCGGCACAGGCACAGCAGGAAAGCGCTTCCCAAAAGCCGCTCGCCGAGCCCAAATTCGCGCCCGCCAATACCTCGTCAACACCCGAAAAGCCCGGAGCTGGCGCAACCTATATCCCCGAGCCGCATGACCGCTACAGCGTTCTGGTGCTTGGGGATGCGCTCGCTGGGGGGCTTTGGGCCGGCATGGGGCGGGCGGCAAAGCCCGACGACAGGATCCAGGTCGAAGTCCGCTATCGGGAGGGCTCAGGGTTCGCCCGAGCCGATCTCTATGACTGGCTCGAAGCGCTGCCCGGAATCCTCGATCGCAACCAGGTTCATGCGGCGGTGATTCTGCTCGGGTCCAATGACGGGCAGGACATGCGAATCGGCGATCAGCGTCTGCCGTTCGGCTCTCCGGAATGGAAAGCCAAATACCAGGAGGTGGTCGACACGTTCCTGGCAGAGCTCCGCAAACGCAGTATCGCGGTTTACTGGGTGGGGCTGCCACCGATGGCCCGGCCCGATTATGATCAGGCGATGCAGCAGATCAACGAGCTGGTCAAGGCGCGGGCCGATGCGGTCGGCGTGAAGTTCATCGACATCCGCAAGAATTTCACTGACGAGATGGGCAAATACACGGAAATGGGGCTGGACGAGGAGACGCGCGTCTATCGGCGGCTGCGCGACCGTGACGGCATCCGGTTTCTGAAGCGCGGCAATACAAAGCTGGCCTCTATCGTGCTCGATGTCCTGCGTCAGGATATGAAGGCTGCCGAGAACCCGCCGCCGGCACAGGCTGCAGCACCGGCTGAACAGGCCAAGGCTGCGGAGCTTACCAATCCGCTGCCGTTCTTTGGCCAGCCGGGCCTCAAGGAGCCCATTCTCATTCAGCCGGAAATGCCAAGGACAAACCGGCCCGTAACGGCAGCGCTCGTCGAGAAGCCTAACGTTGCCGAGGCGCTGAAGCTGGACGTCAAGGATGGCGAGGAAGGCCTGACTGCGCTGCAGAAAAGCGTGTCGCCCGGCTCTCCCGCAGCCGAGCTGTTCTTCAAGGGCATTGCCCCCCAGCCCAAGCCTGGCCGAACCGACGATTTCGCCTGGACATCGGAATAG